The following nucleotide sequence is from Pygocentrus nattereri isolate fPygNat1 chromosome 25, fPygNat1.pri, whole genome shotgun sequence.
CcgagaattttttttctctactcACAACATGTAAAACCAAAAAAGACTCAAACCAAGGTAAGGTGCCCCACTCACCCACAGTTATTGACTGCCATCAGGTTGGACACCAACACAAATGGATAAGTCAGCATACTGGCTAAAAACTGAATGTGAGAGAAAGGCATGTTATTGGATGGCAGTCACAAAACACTGTAAGTGATTTGATCAAATGATCCCAGTCATGTTACTCACCCCAGTCACAGCCTGAGAGCAGTTCTTAATCTCACTTGTGTGACTCATCTATAAGGGACAACAAAACCAGAAACTGCTGTGATTTCTCAAAAGGTTTTGACAAAGCTAGACTTACATAAAACAAGAGGCTGTGGATCACAGTGACTTTACCGCAGCTGTGATGTTGTTATCCGCTATGTGAAGGGCCATATTGCAATATCACCAATTTCTCCACTGCTTATATTTGTACACAAATAAGgtgtcaaaaagggttctttgtgcaCTGCAATAGAGGAGCCACTTTTAATCTCCCCACCAAAAAATTTTATGGGTGGTTCTTTTGAGAACCATTctgtaaatgaaatgcatttatcaaaaaaaaaaaaaaaaaaaaaaaacttgttcaAGTTCAAACAACCTCAACATAATGTGAATGTTCTTGGAAGAAAACTTAAATTAGGACAACACATTATATGAACATTTTCAAACCCTTTTTAAGGTGTCAAAAGTAGTTCTtctagtactgtgcaaaatgttttaAGTGTAACtgatttaagtgtttttttttttttaagtgctaCAAACCAACAAGCCTACCAAGCTGTAGTTAGCTAACAAAAGGCTATGTTTGCCAAACAACATAATGTTTACAGATGACATTAACAGCATGGCTGTTTTAAATAAACTGCTGCAATAATACACAGTTTAACTAATGTGTGGAGTCATGTGTGTTAAAATCAAGTGTTTCATAACAGTTCAGTCAATCAGATCATAGAACAGGACCTATCCCTTTTATTAGCGTTACTGTGTGTTTGCCTGCTGTAGCTGAATTATTTGTGTGATTCTGATGTATGCACAGCTGTTGTACACAGACTTACTGAGTCATCTATTGCGTATGTGTTGATGAGATGAGCGAGCATGTTGCAGatccacagagagagaacatcCCCGAGAAGACGAGGAATGAGACCACTAAAGGACACAgaaacaagcaaacacacacacatacacacacagttattGGTATGATGTGACAGAATAAGAAACCCTTGACATTAAACCCCAAACGGACAAATTATTATATTCAAGGCAAATTTCAGTACATACGCAAAAAATCCAAGGATTCCCTCTTCTCTGTAGACTGTGATGACGGAATCAAAGACACCACTGAAAAGAGTGACAGGTCAGGTCAATTTAGCAAAATAAAGATcacagagaagaaagagagaaagagataagaCCAGGGCTGACCTGTACTTCGCTTCTCTTCCAATAAACTGGACCATGCATCTAAGGGTGATTACTGAAACCAGACACAAACATCGTGACCTCAGTATCAGATCATATGGTCTGGAACTTCacaaatgtaatgaaaattgggggggaaaaaaatcaaagagcAGCACCATGGAATGGGTGTGTAACTATTGTGGCACAGGAGCGAGCTATCATCTCCCTGGTTGTCTGTCATAACAagaaagatcagagcataagtGACGCTATGAGAGAAAGTGTGAAGCACAGCAGTGTAAGAAAATCACACAATATTATAAGGAAGGACATGAGTTGTTTGAGGTACACTGAGCCAAATCTTGGTCAAGGCATTTgcacatttgttttaatatggGCAAGTAATAAGTGGGAAATATAACTACAGAACTAACAGTAGCACATCATTATGTATTCCAGTCATTTCATCAGTCTTTTTAATTTTTGGTCATACAGTAATGATTATATTGTAGTCAGCGGCACAGATTAAACAAAATGGGGTTCTTAAGTAGGATatgtttaaattatatataaaaaaatgtacttCATATACTTTTGCCAGGACCAACTATGAGTGCTACATTCCACAGTaaaaagaatattttattatctgcattaatacagaattcattTCTGCATCATAAATGTCGGTTATTTTACAACGGCTTAGAATGTAGCAGTTACTGTTTTTATAACTGATACTTTTGACGGGTTGTGTCCTTTATTTTAAGCATGTCAGTACACGATTAATCTGCGACTAATGAcagtttaattttgtttaagtaaaaataaattcttaAATTCTGTGTCTcacttatacatacatatatatcactgctgtcagaacaaaacctcatatctccaaaatggtaactttacaggagaaagaaaaaacatacattactttcaatgcaagtcaatggaatcagacttaTTTACAAGTTATTTTTGGCCATGTATTTTGGTTCCTCCTTcatcaaatgtacacacaatataaagtcccacatgcattttcaaattatgtcaaaaactgaaaatcgataaaactggagatacaaggttttgttccgataacagcgaatatatataatatatattataaaaccaAGCATGCACTGaggtaaaaagatttttttcattgCGAGCTAAGTACATCCATATATGCATTTTGTCTATCATGGTTTAAATGGGAGACATACCTCATTGACAACATGCTGCAATGAGCCCTCCTCTGCTTTCTGACCACCACCCACAACCTAAgcccaaaacaaaacagtatgGACAAAACTGGTCTGACCAATAAATGATTAACACCAATAAATGAGAACTTATTTTCAGCTGAGAGTTACATAGATAAGCTTATTCAGAAGAAGGGTTCCAGTGCACCAATTTTGAACCATTCTGGCTTCAAACCAAGTCAATGAGAAAAACCATTGGATGTTAACAGCATTACTAGCCATTTGTTATTATCATAAATCAAGTTATATTAAAAGCAAGCCCTGTCTGTAATTATGTGGTAATTATATCACTATGAGGAAATATACAAGGCATAGCATAAGGCTCTGTAATGCTCACATTGTATTTAATATGGATTTTGGGTGCCAATAATATTGTTCTATTACAATAAATCTGCAGGTGACAATCATTTGGCTAAGTTTGCATTACTGTTTAAACTAAAATGACAATGTATATATGACAAGTACAGTGTATGGTGACCTTACCTCAAATTTGCTCTCTTGGGATTTCTGGGGCGAATAATAAAAGTCAAGAGTTAATAAAAGCTGTGTATAAATAGCCTTCTGAGCTGTCCCTCAAGTACTGGTGCCAGACTAAGGCCAAGGTCAATACAAAGCTCTTGAATAATACTAACCACTTCATACCCTCACAAGTGCATGCACAAAAAGAGATATAATAGAGTTGCAAATAATTTTCAATAGCCGAATAAACATAGAGCCGATCTCATGACTCTTTGTTTATGTTACGTTACAGATGTACAGCATTCTTCTGAGTTGCCAGGGGTTACATAATAAGCATACTAAAGACAAACCTGCATCATACCTGCAACACTCTACTGTGAACAATGGTGCCAATGGTCCCTGCACAAAGTCTGGGGGCGAGACCGTTGAACAGGccagattttccatcaatctTTATGATGTGTTTagctattaaaaacacaaaattcagTTTCAGTCTGAAAAGTTAAGCATGTCAGCTAAAATTCCACacaacacttaaaaataaatgagtgtGACATTTGCCAGAAAACTTCTGACTGCATCATGCATGTCTTACGATGCTGATAACAATCAAGTTTAGCAACATTCGCTATATTCTACACACACTGGAACTGCCTAAATGACTAATATTTACAAGAGACAAATCTAGGATCGTTAACAGCTCCGCATTAATGATGCacataaaatatgcaattttGTATACCACCATACAAAATCATACCTCTTGAGCAGTGTGTTCATTAAGGCATTATTTGTTCAGTACATTCcaatgtatgaaaataaaaGGTATGGCAATTCTTACCATATGCAAATAGCCCTGGAAGCTGATACACCTGTCTGCCAAACAAATTCCTGCCTAGAGTGGGTGGAAGAGGTTCATGTCCCACCTGAAACAGAGAAGGTTATACTGTTTGTGTTGGAATACACTTTTGCCTGTGGCCATTGCAGTTTTATCATCTTAGGAGAGACTTTAGATAGTGAAAGTTTCCAGttaaaatattgtaaatgaGTGAGACACCAAAGAGGTTCTGTAACAGGATCTAAATACAAGAATAtacatttttgtgtcatttgcaGGAGCATTAGAAAGTGTAATGCATTAATATCCTCCTTCACTCTGCAGATGTCATAGATACAAAACATCTAACATTACAGTAAATTTAGTCCAAGGTTTACTATACTACAGCTTACTAAGCAAGTATTATAGATTATTACAGCACATTCGTTTAACAGGTGAAATcgtgacttttttttaatagaactATTATCCAGcagaaagaaatatataaataacaataattgactaattattttattataaataataaaataagtttaCTGTAGTATGACTACAGATTTTTGTGTGAAGAGCTGTTATTAGAATGTAATATTTAGGCACTGGCAATCACCTGACAGTGCTTTCAGTTATCATCACAAAATGCAAGTGTGGCGTCAATGTCTTTCTAAAAATTGTGACAACACTACACAGTCACACTAATCGAAGTGGCTAGGACAAAAGGGGTTTTGCTACAACGCTCAATTTCCGTTTATAGTCACACATCCACAGAACCACAGTGTAACACTGacccaaatgtaaagttttgtGTCAGAATACAGGATCAGTAACCTTTAGACCTGGCCTGGCAAAGGACGCGCCTCCATGAAAACGAACACAACATTAACCTTACTGTTTAGCTAGCTAGGTGGCTAAACAAAAGAAGACAGCCGACTTTTGGTTTCGATTGTTTTTCCACATGAATGTCAGATCAAACATAAATACTGGGCTAAATTAAATGACAGGACATTTCTTTTTACTGTCCAAGCGAGAACAATACTGCATCCTCTTCATGACAAGTGCACGTTAGCATTAGCGGTTAGCAAGTAGATTAGGCACTAGCACTCAAGATAAGAGACAGCAGGCAAGAAGTAGCAGCCTGTACAGGTaaacaaaatgacacaaaaggCTTGGGTCCTTCGTGAAGAGAGAGCTGCAGTAAACCCACACTTCTTCACACGAGCCTCTCTCTATTTCAGAGCCTTCTATAAACTAGAGAACGCAGCGAACGCAGATAACGTCTAGCAAACAGACTGCTAGCTGTCTGGCCGGCGGCTGCTCCTCCTACTCGGCTAAAGCGGACACCGCGGATAATCAGCGTCCATGTCTTTTGTAAATATGACACCAGCGCTCGTACCTGTACTAAAACCTTGATGTACATAAGAGGGTGGGAAAGGACAGTCAGCCCAGACCCTAGGAGTACTTGGCCACATGTGTCCGCCATTATCCAACGTCCCCTCCTTGACAGGGGAGGAATTTCGGTAATGCAAAGAGACTAATACGGTCATCACGTGATAAGGGCAGAGGGTAAACCTCGATCACGTGACCACGTCTGT
It contains:
- the mtch2 gene encoding mitochondrial carrier homolog 2 encodes the protein MADTCGQVLLGSGLTVLSHPLMYIKVLVQVGHEPLPPTLGRNLFGRQVYQLPGLFAYAKHIIKIDGKSGLFNGLAPRLCAGTIGTIVHSRVLQKSQESKFEVVGGGQKAEEGSLQHVVNETTREMIARSCATIVTHPFHVITLRCMVQFIGREAKYSGVFDSVITVYREEGILGFFAGLIPRLLGDVLSLWICNMLAHLINTYAIDDSMSHTSEIKNCSQAVTGFLASMLTYPFVLVSNLMAVNNCGLAGGLPPYAPIYPTWLDCWSHLSREGNMSRGNSLFFRKLPVGKTYAIDQKRFF